A region from the Pogoniulus pusillus isolate bPogPus1 chromosome 13, bPogPus1.pri, whole genome shotgun sequence genome encodes:
- the RPS2 gene encoding small ribosomal subunit protein uS5 yields the protein MADDAGAAGGAGAARGGFRGGFGTGLRGRGRGRGRGRGRGRGARGGKAEDKEWIPVTKLGRLVKDMKIKSLEEIYLFSLPIKESEIIDFFLGSSLKDEVLKIMPVQKQTRAGQRTRFKAFVAIGDYNGHVGLGVKCSKEVATAIRGAIILAKLSIVPVRRGYWGNKIGKPHTVPCKVTGRCGSVLVRLIPAPRGTGIVSAPVPKKLLMMAGIDDCYTSARGCTATLGNFAKATFDAISKTYSYLTPDLWKETVFTKSPYQEFTDHLAKTHTRVSVQRTQAAAVATT from the exons ATGGCGGATGACGCCGGTGCTGCGGGAGGTGCAGGAGCGGCCCGAGGGGGCTTCCGCGGAGGCTTCGGGACAGGGCTGCGGGGCCGCGGGCGTGGCCGCGGTAGGGGCCGAGGAAGAGGTCGCGGGGCCCGTGGAGGCAAGGCTGAAGATAAGGAA TGGATTCCTGTCACCAAACTTGGTCGCCTGGTCAAGGACATGAAGATCAAGTCTCTTGAGGAGATCtatctcttctcccttcccatcAAG GAGTCAGAGATCATCGACTTCTTCCTGGGTTCTTCCCTGAAAGATGAGGTTTTGAAGATCATGCCTGTCCAGAAACAGACTCGTGCAGGTCAGCGCACCAGGTTTAAG GCTTTCGTTGCCATTGGGGACTACAATGGCCACGTTGGCCTTGGTGTGAAGTGCTCTAAAGAAGTTGCCACTGCTATTCGTGGGGCAATCATTTTGGCCAAACTGTCCATCGTGCCAGTACGACGGGGCTACTGGGGGAACAAGATTGGCAAGCCCCACACCGTGCCTTGCAAG GTCACTGGCCGGTGTGGATCTGTTCTGGTGCGCCTGATCCCGGCCCCCCGTGGCACAGGGATTGTGTCAGCTCCTGTCCCCAAGAAGCTGCTGATGATGGCTGGTATTGATGACTGCTACACCTCGGCCAGGGGCTGCACTGCCACCCTTGGAAACTTTG CTAAAGCCACCTTTGATGCCATCTCCAAGACCTACAGTTACCTGACTCCAGACCTCTGGAAAGAGACTGTGTTCACCAAGTCTCCTTACCAG gagttCACTGATCATCTGGCCAAGACCCACACCAGAGTCTCTGTGCAGAgaacccaggcagctgctgtggcaaCAACGTAA
- the NDUFB10 gene encoding NADH dehydrogenase [ubiquinone] 1 beta subcomplex subunit 10 encodes MSEDSDREAYKLPPTRTPHSDRITSVPNPVDLIQTAFSYVVDAPITFVREWIERQQAKNKFYYYHQKFRRVPDLSECLEGDYLCYFEAEAQWRRDRLVDQQIVEIIRERVGACKHREGPNHFQNCAKEMELLAQVTKAYQDRYGDLGVHGNARTCLMKQKHRMMEERKAQASESQ; translated from the exons ATGTCTGAGGACTCGGACCGGGAGGCCTACAAGCTGCCCCCGACCCGCACCCCCCACTCCGACAGGATCACATCGGTGCCCAACCCGGTCGACTTAATTCAGACCGCCTTCAGCTATGTGGTCGACGCGCCCATCACCTTCGTCCGAG AGTGGATCGAGCGCCAGCAAGCCAAGAACAAGTTCTACTACTACCACCAGAAGTTCCGCCGTGTGCCCGACCTGAGCGAGTGTCTGGAGGGGGATTATCTCTGCTACTTTGAGGCTGAAGCACAGTGGAGGAGGGACAG GCTGGTTGATCAGCAAATTGTAGAGATCATCCGGGAAAGGGTAGGTGCCTGCAAGCACAGGGAAGGACCCAACCATTTCCAGAACTGTGCCAAGGagatggagctgctggcacaggtcacCAAGGCCTACCAGGACAGAT ATGGTGATCTTGGTGTCCATGGAAACGCAAGGACATGCCTgatgaagcagaagcacaggatgatggaggagaggaaagcaCAAGCAAGTGAATCTCAGTAG